The Mangrovimonas cancribranchiae nucleotide sequence CCATCGCGATAGTACGTACAGTATCTTCACCAATGTGAGATTGTACCTCTAGTACTAATGTAGAACCATCAGGTCTGTTAATTTCTAATGAATCATAAATTTTTGGAAGTTCAGCCTCAGAACCGAATTCAACATCGATAACTGGACCTACAATTTGTGCAACTTTACCTGTAACTTTTGACATTACTTATATGTTTAATATTATGCAATTTAAATCTTTGAAAACACATCTAGTTTTCGCGCTGCAAAGATATGTTTTTTAATTTAAATATAAAGTCATTTTTCATGGCTTTTTTAAGCATAAAAAAACACCTTCGTATTGAAGGTGTTTTAGTTATCTTTTGCAATGTATTTCTTATTGTAAAGATGGTGAGTAATTTGTTGGGTAATTACCTGCGTTTAATAAGTTCCCCGAAGCTTCAAAATTACTACCATAAGTTGCATCTATAGCTTTCATCATCTCATTTGCCATCACAGCATAACCTCTTGCAGTTAGATGTACACCATCTAAACTTATTAAGCCGCCTGTTACAAGACTTGTATTTAATGTGAAATCTCCAGAAGAAAGACCAGTTGTGGAAGCTTCTTGAAGAATACCTTTAAAATCGACTAAAGCTAATCCATTGGCATCAGCTAAAGATTGAATTGTTGCATTGTAAGCATCGGTAGCTGTCATTACAGCTTGTTGCTCATTAGGTATTAATACCCATTTGTCTTCTAGTGGCAGAGTAATACCTTCTATTGCAAATTGTCCAGCAAGTGCAAGAGGTAACCCTTGACCAACTAATGCAGTCGCATAATCTTCGTTAACTGTACCAATTACAGAGCTGCTTGGTAATACAAATAAATCTTCAGCTGTTGCTTGTCTTGTTTGGCCATAAGTTTGTCCTAGTAAACCAGCCACTAGTGGAGCAGCAGATGGTGGAAGACCAAATTGTCCTATAAAAGCAGGAAAGGTTGGGCTAGCCATTAAAGCGCCTGTAATTTGAGCTGATATATCAGCTAAACTTTCATCTCTAATAACTACGGCACTAGCTTCTGTTTCTGAAAATACAATAGCTCGTTCAGGTTGTCCTAAAGCAACATACACTTCATTTAAAGCCCCAAAAATCATATTTAATGTTGGTATTTGTGGACCAAAATCTGGGTTTGAAGGCTCTAATGGATTATGTGGAACAGTTGTAAAATGTGCTAAACTTGTAATATAAGGGACATTAGCAACTACACCTTTTGCACCATTAGCTGTTAAGGCATCTATAGCTGCAGAGAATGAAGCGGCAAATACAGTAGGATCTGTTATGTCGTTTCCTGCATATGTATTAGGGTCCATGTTACCTGTTTGGTCAACACCTGTTCCGCCAGATGTTGCATAAGATAAAACATCGTTTCCTCCAATTTCTGATAGTGTGAAAAAGCTAGGGCCTTGTGCAGCAGCGTCTCCTAAAACGGTAGCCGAAGCACTTGAAGCCATTCTACCAAAATATGGATTTAA carries:
- a CDS encoding G-D-S-L family lipolytic protein, producing MKTLKYILLSTVLTGFVACSSDDDSSSMNEPLPALTAGEADFSKYVAVGASFSAGFTDNALFIAGQNNSFPNMLSQKFAMLGGGSFNQPLMNDNIGGFLAGGMLAAAPRLYFDGEGPVVLPATPTTEITTPVTGPFNNYGVPGMKSFHMGIAGYGTLNPYFGRMASSASATVLGDAAAQGPSFFTLSEIGGNDVLSYATSGGTGVDQTGNMDPNTYAGNDITDPTVFAASFSAAIDALTANGAKGVVANVPYITSLAHFTTVPHNPLEPSNPDFGPQIPTLNMIFGALNEVYVALGQPERAIVFSETEASAVVIRDESLADISAQITGALMASPTFPAFIGQFGLPPSAAPLVAGLLGQTYGQTRQATAEDLFVLPSSSVIGTVNEDYATALVGQGLPLALAGQFAIEGITLPLEDKWVLIPNEQQAVMTATDAYNATIQSLADANGLALVDFKGILQEASTTGLSSGDFTLNTSLVTGGLISLDGVHLTARGYAVMANEMMKAIDATYGSNFEASGNLLNAGNYPTNYSPSLQ